Part of the Leifsonia soli genome is shown below.
AGGAAGCATCTTCTTCGCCGCGACCGAGCTGGAGGCCCGCTCCTGCGGAGCTCGGCCCGTCGCCGTCGTGGGCGGCGCGAACTCGGCCGGGCAGGCCGCTCTCTTCCTCGCCGATCAGGGCAGTCGCGTCCACCTCATCGTCCGGGGGCCGTCGGTCCGCGCGGAGATGTCCGCGTACCTCGTGGACCGCGTGCTCGGCCATCCCCGGATCGACGTCCTCACCTCCACGCAGGTGACCCGCCTGCACGGACGCTCACAGCTGGACGCCATGACGGTGACAACGGCGGACGGCGGGTCGCAACGGATCGATGCGGCCGGCTTGTTCTGCTTCATCGGCGCGCACCCGGGCACGGAATGGATCTCGGCCGCGGAACGCGACGACAGCGGCTTCCTGCTCACCGACGCCGACATCCCGGCCGTCGGCCCTGCTTGGCAGGCTCTGAACCGCCGGCCGCTCCCATTCGAGACGAGCCTGCCGCGCGTCTTCGCCGCGGGCGACGTACGCCACGGCTCGATGAAGCGGGTCGCGGCAGCGGTCGGGGAGGGATCGAGCGCCGTCGCCTCCGTGCACCGTGTCCTGGCACGGGATGCGGTCGCACCTTCTGGACAAAAGTAGGACCCCGAACGAGGGGTGCGAGCCGTAGTGTGAGAACGCTCTCCGCTATCGCCACGAGCATCCACACCGTCGCCCCGCGCATCCCGGTGCGACATGAACCGGAGGTCGAACATGCCCTTTGTGACCACAGAAGACGGCGCCGAAATCTACTACAAGGACTGGGGCAGCCACGACGCCCAGCCCATCATGTTCCACCACGGCTGGCCCCTGTCCGCCGATGACTGGGACGCCCAGATGCTCTACTTCCTCGGGAAGGGCTTCCGCGTGATCGCCAGCGACCGCCGCGGCCACGGCCGCTCGACGCAGATCAGCACCGGGCACGACATGGACCACTACGCCAGCGACGCCTCGGCCGTCGTCGAGCACCTCGACCTGCGCAACGCCATCCACATCGGGCACTCGACCGGTGGCGGTCAGGTCGCGCGCTACGTCGCGAAGTACGGAGAGCCCCAGGGCCGCGTCGCGAAGGCCGTGCTGGTCTCGTCGGTGCCCCCGCTGATGGTGCAGACCGAGGCCAACCCGGAGGGAACCCCGATCTCGGTGTTCGACGGCTTCCGTGCGGCGCTGGCCGCGAACCGTGCCGAGTTCTTCCAGGCCGTGGCGTCCGGCCCGTTCTACGGTTTCAACCGTCCGGGTGTCACCGTTTCGGAGCCCGTGGTCGCCAACTGGTGGCGTCAGGGGATGATGGGCAGCGCCCTCGCCCACTACGAGGGCATCAAGGCCTTCTCCGAGACCGACCAGACGGAGGACCTGAAGGCGATCTCGGTGCCGGTGCTGGTCACGCAGGGCGACGACGACCAGATCGTCCCCTACAAGGACGCGTCGATCAAGCAGGCCGAGCTCCTGCAGAACGCGACCTTGAAGATCTACGAGGGCTACCCGCACGGAATGCTGACGACGCACGCCGACGTCATCAACCCCGACATCCTCGCCTTCATCCAGCAGTAACCCGGCTCACGCATTCGCCGACGGCGCACCCAGGGTCTCCCGGGGTGCGCCGTTGGCGTTCGCCGTCACGCGCCGATCGTCGAGACCAGCACGCCGCCCTCGATCGGCAGCGCCCGCCAGACGCTGCCCGCGCCTTCGACCCGGAGCGCGCCGTCGCCCACGATCAGGGCCGTGCGCTCGTCGATGCCGAGCCCGCCCGCGATCAGCCCGGATTCGACGGCCGCGACCAGCCGGGACAGCATGCCGCGCTGGGCGACATGCACGTCGATGGCCACATCGACGAGACCGATTCCGGTCTCGATCTGAAGCTCCTCGCCCGCTTCGTCGGGGTCTTCGGGGGACACGACCACACCGCCGATGCGCGAGCCGCCGCCGAGCGAGCCCTCCGCCGCAACCATCGCACCGGCTGAGACGCCGAGGTAGGGCACGCCGCCGGAGACCTGCCGGCGCAACTCACCGAACACCGGTTCGAGCCCGGCGCGCACCTCCTCGACGATGCCGCCCCCCACCGCGATGCCGTCGACATCGGCGATCGCGCCGAGCTCGATCGGCTCCCCGGCCCGCCCGGCGGTCAGGAGCAGCTCGATCGTGGTCCCCGCCGCCGCCTCGACCAGGAGCTCGCCGAGCGCCGCCGCCTTCTCCTCGGCCTCGGGATGCAGGGAGATCACCGCGATCCGCGGCCGCGTGCGCCCCGCCTCCGTCGCTCGCAGCGACGCCTCGGCGACGAACGGCGCGTAGAGCGGGGCATCAGCGATCGTGGTCGCGCCGCCGCCGATGAGGTGCACGCTCACGCCGCACCCTCCCCGGCTGCGATCGGATGCAACGGGGCCGCGTCGTGCGCATCGAAGATCATCGGAAAAGGCTACCCGAGCCGGAATCGGGCGGATGACCGGTGGTTCCCGGCGCGGTTCAGGAAGCTGCCGCGTCCGCCACCGGTTCAGGGGCGCCGTCGAGGCCGGTCTGGGTGAGTCCGACCAGCTGGGCCCGTCCGATGATGTGCGGTCTCAGGCGTAGCCCGATGATCGCGGGGGTCACATCGGCGGTCACCTCGAGACTAGGGACGTCGAGGGCGCTGAGGGTGTAGACGTACCGGTGCGGCCCGCTCCCGGCCGGCGGGGCAGCGCCGATGAAGACATCCGTTCCGTACTCGTTCCGCCGGCGGGTTGCTCCGGCAGGAAGCAGGGCGTCGTCGGTGCCCGCTCCTCGAGGAAGTCTCGTCGGCGAGGGTGGTGGCGAAGCTCAGCTACCTGCGCGCTGAGACGCCGATCCCGCTCAGCTTGTTGGCCTACCCATGGCGTACGTCAACGAGTGAATTCGTGACGCTATTTCGTCCGACGAGTATGACCGGAGGCTCGGCTTGATCGGCGTGAGGACGATCGCGGCTAACTCGCCAAGGCGCTTGATCTTCAACGCGGGTCGAGTCACGACGCCCAGCCTTGATGTGGCAACCTCCAACTCGAGCACGCCTGCGAGTGGAATCAAGGTCAGTAACCGAGGGTCACCGATGCCGACGAACAGTCGGATCCCCGCCGCGCCGACATCGACCACCGCGTAACGGACTCCGGAAAGCGTGGACAGGTCAACGCCCAGGCGAGTCCACTGATCGTCCGTTACGGCGACGAGCAGCTGTTCGTGCGCCGGATTGGCTGCACGGACCTTGGCAACCATCCTTCGGAGGCTTACGGCTAGTGCGAGATACACGAGAACCGCCACCACCGCCACGGAAGCGACACCCCACAAATAAGGTCGCCACCGGCCGATTTGCGGTGCCGCGATCATCGACGCAACCGTCATCACAAGACCGATTCCGACGAGGGCGTAGACAACTATTCGCGGTCGAAGACTCACTGGTTACCGCCCCACTGGTTAGTCCGGGGCCTTAGGCCCGAAAGCTACAAACATGCCGCCGAGACAGCCCGTCCCCGTGACGAAGGCCGAACAGTTGATAGCCGTCGACGCTCCCGAGGCTACAATCGGAACGATCTTCACCTGTCCGTCGAGGGCGTTGCCTTAGCTTGAGAAGACGGGCGGAGCTGCTGCACCGTTCGTCCCTTGCCAGCATCGGTCAACATTCAGGCGGATTTGCCAATTTCGGCGCGGAGCCTACAGACAGTCGGATCAGATCGGGGCCATGTCGGTGAAGCGTGAGTACATGCCCTGGAAGGCGACCGTCACCGTTCGCGTGGGGCCGTTGCGGTGCTTGGCGACGATGAGGTCGGCCTCGCCGGCGCGGGGGTTGTCCTTCTCGTAGGCGGACTCGCGGTGCAGCAGGATGACGACGTCGGCGTCCTGCTCGATCGAGCCGGACTCGCGGAGGTCGCTCAGGGCGGGGAGCTTGTCCGCGCGCTGCTCGGGACCACGGTTCAGCTGCGACAGGGCGATGACCGGCACCTGGAGCTCCTTGGCGAGGAGCTTGAGGGCACGCGAGAACTCGCTGACCTCCTGCTGACGGCTCTCGACGCGCTTGCCGCTGGTCATGAGCTGCAGGTAGTCGATGATCACCATCTTGAGGCCGACGCGCTGCTTGAGGCGGCGGCACTTGGCGCGGATCTCGACCAGGGTCATGTTCGGGCTGTCGTCGATGTACAGCGGAGCGTCGTTGATGCGGCCGCGGGTGGAGGCGATGGTCGTCCAGTCGCGGTTGTCGACCGTTCCCTTGCGCATGTTCTGGAGCGGGACGGTCGCCTCGGCCGAGAGGAGGCGCATGGCGATCTCGCTTCGGCCCATCTCGAGCGAGAAGAAGATGGTGGGCATGTCGTGCTTGATCGCCGCGGCGCGGGCGAAGTCGAGCGCGAGCGTCGACTTTCCGAGCGCGGGTCGCGCGGCGACGATGACCATCTGGCCGGGGTGGAGCCCGTTGGTCAGCTCGTCCAGCTCGGCGAAGCCGGTCGGAACGCCGGTCATCGAGCCGTCCTTGTGCTTCGCCGCCTCGATCTCGTCGATCGCGACGGTGACCGCCTCGGTCAGCGGGACGTAGTCCTCGGTCTCCTGGGTGCCGGTGACGGAGTAGATCTCGGCCTGCGCGTTGTTGACGAGGTCGAGCACCTCGCCCTCGGCCTTGTAGCCCATCTGCGTGATGCGCGTGCCGGCCTCGACGAGCCGGCGGAGCAGCGCCTTCTCACCGACGATGTTGGCGTAGTAGCCCGCGTTGGCCGCGGTCGGGACGAGGCTGGTCAGGGTGTGGAGGTACTCGGCGCCCCCGGCGCGGGAGAGCTCGCCGATCTTGGTCAGCTCGTCGGTGACCGTGATGACGTCGGTCGGCTCTCCGTGCGAGTAGAGCGCCAGGATCGCGTCGTAGATGATCTCGTGCTTGGGGATGTAGAAGTCGGTGCCGCGGATGACCTCGACGACGTCGGCGACGGCATCCTTGCTGAGCAGCATGCCGCCGAGGGCGCTCTGCTCGGCGAGGAGATCGTGCGGCGGAGTGCGCTCCGGGGAGCGGGTGTCACCCTGGTCACGACCGTCGGCGAGACCGATATGGGCGATCGACACATTCACTCCTCTACTGGTCAGGTGCCTCCGGGCACGACGAGGCCGTCGCGGGCTCGTCCAGCGCTTCCGCGTGGACGCGTTCCCTCGGGTCGATTGTCGGGACGACCTCCGACATTTGCCGCTCTTCGCGGCTGTCGTCCGTCGACGTCGATCAACCCTACGAAGCCCCGTCCACGCCCACAACTCAGCCTGTGGATAAAACTGGGGAGAATGTGGGCGAAACGCCGTAGAGCGTGTGTAAAAGGTGTGTGGAACTCTGTGGAGAAAGAAGAACTTCGGTGGAGTAAAGTCCACCTGATCTGCTCTTTTAGTTTCCCCAGCCTGTGTGTAAAAACTTCCTTGAACCCTGTGTTCAAGCTTGCTCGCATTGCGACCGAACCTGTGTACAGAACTGAGGAAATCAGCCTTAACCAGAGGTAGCGGCGGGCCTTCGCCCGCCGCTACACTTCTGCTTCGTCGCGCCTACTTGGCAGCGACCACCTGGAGGCTGATGACGGCCGAGAGGTCGTCGTGCAGCCGCACGGTCGCCTCGTGGTCGCCGACGACCTTGATGGGGTTCGGAAGCTCGATCTTGCGCTTGTCGAGCTCGCCGATGCCGGCCGCCTTGACGGCGTCCGCGACATCGCCGGTCTTGACCGAACCGAACAGACGGCCCTCGCGGCCCGCCTTGACGGTCAGCTTGACCTTGGTCGCCTCGAGCTTGGCCTTGAGGTCCTGGGCCTGCTCGACGGTGTGCAGCTCGCGGGCGGCACGGGCCGCCTTGATCTGCTCGACCTGCTTCTCGCCACCACGGGACCACGCGATCGCGAAGCCCTGCGGGACGAGGTAGTTGCGCGCGTAGCCGTTCTTGACGTCGACGACGTCACCGGCAGAGCCGAGGCCGGTGACCTCGTGCGTGAGAATAACCTTCGACATGTCGTTGCTCCTTAGCGGCCAGAGCCGGCGTAGGGGAGGAGCGCCATCTCGCGCGCGTTCTTGACCGCGCGGGCGATGAGGCGCTGCTCCTGGACGGAGACACCGGTGATGCGACGGGCGCGGATCTTTCCACGCTCCGAGATGAACTTACGCAGGGTGGCGACGTCCTTGTAATCGATGACGCCGACGCGAACGGACTTCGCGGGGGCGGCGTTCTTGCCGTCCTTGCCCTTGCGGATCGGCTTGCGGCGGTCGCCGCTCGACTTTCCAGCCATGGTTTCCTTTGCTTTCCGCCCGGCCCGGCCTCCGGCCGGCGGGCTGATGATGTGTGCCCCTCTGCGGAGGAGCGAGTCTCGTTAGAAGGGGGTCTCGTCGTTGTAGGAGCCCGGAGTGTTCCAGACATCCGCACCGGCGGAGGGGTCCGCCGGAGCCGATGCGGCCCACGGCTCCTCGACAGCAGGCGCACCGCCGCCGAAGCCACCCGCGCTTCGTCCGCCTCCGGACGACTGCGTGCGGGTGATCTGAGCGGTGGCGTAGCGCAGCGACGGGCCGATCTCGTCGATCTCGAGCTCGATGCTGGTGCGCTTCTCGCCTTCCTTCGTCTCGTAGGAGCGCTGCTTGAGGCGGCCCTGCGCGATGACGCGCGACCCCTTGGTCAGCGAACCCGCGACGTGCTCCGCGAACTCGCGCCAGACGCTGGCGCGGAGGAACAGAGCCTCACCGTCCTTCCACTCGTTCGCCTGACGGTCGAACGTGCGGGGGGTGGACGCGATGGTGAAGTTGGCGACAGCCAGCCCGTTCTGCGTGTAGCGCAGCTCGGGATCGGCGGTGAGGTTCCCCACCACGGTGATGACGGTCTCGCCGGCCATGGGACTAGGCGCCGGCCTTCTCGGAGGTGGCAGCCTTGCGGGCGGCCTTCTCGTCGGCACGCTTCTGAGCGGCGGCGACCTGAGCGATCGCCTCCTCTGCGCGGAGGACCTTGGTGCGCATGACGGCCTCGCTGAGCTTCAGCTGGCGGTCGAGCTCCTTGGTCGTGTCGCCCTCAGCGGTGAGCTGGACGACGGCGTAGATGCCCTCGGACTTCTTGTTGATCTCGTAAGCCAGGCGACGACGTCCCCAGATGTCGACGTTGTCGATCGTTCCACCGTCGTTACGGACGACGTTGAGGAACTTGTCAAGGCTCGGAGCCACGGTGCGCTCATCGATCTCGGGATCGAGGATGACCATCAACTCGTACTGATGCATGACTAACCCACCTCCTCTGGTCTCAGCGGCTGCAGACGTTCTGCAGCAGGAGGGTGTCATAGACGCGCCCAGGGCAGGACTCTGCCCGGGCAACTTCCCTAGCGTAACGGATGCGGGTGCGGGGCGCCAGCCGGCGGTGATCTCGGTCATGCCTCCACCCTCGCCGGACCGTCGCATCCACGGGCCTAGGAGGCTGGATCTGTGGACGGTCCTGAGACCGGACGACCTGTGGACGGAATCGCTCAGACCGCGGGGGAGCGGGCACCCGGGCGCCGGCTCAGCGGCTCTCCCACCAGGTGAGGAGCCGCCGCGTGGCCTCCTCTTCGCCCAGAGGACCTTCGTCCAGCCGGAGCTCGAGGAGGAACCGCATCGCCTGACCCACGTCTCGGCCCGGGCGGATGCCGAGGATGCTCATCACCTGCTCGCCGTTCAGATCGGGACGGACCGCATCCATCTCCTCCTGCTCGCGGAGCTCGCGGATGCGCGTCTCGAGATCGTCGTAGGCGAAGCCCAGACGGTCCGCCTTCCGCCGGTTCCGCGTCGTGACGTCGGCCCGCGTGAGCATGTGCAGCCGCTCGAGCTCCGGGCCCGCGTCGCGGACGTACCGGCGCACCGCCGAGTCGGTCCAGTGCGCGTCGGCGTAGCCGAAGAACCGCAGGTGCAGCTCGATCAGCCGGGCGACGGAGTCGATGGTCGACTTGTCGAACCGCAGGGCGGTCAGCCGCTTCTTCGCGAGCTTCGCGCCGACCAGGTCGTGATGGTAGAAGCTGACGGCACCGCCCGGCTCGAAGCGCCGGGTCGCGGGCTTGCCGATGTCGTGGAGGATGGCCGCCAGCCGCAGCACCAGATCGGGCGCCTCGCCGGGATGCCGCTCCTTCTCATATCCGATCGCCTGGTCCAGCACGGTGAGGCTGTGCTGGTACACGTCCTTGTGGTGGTGGTGCTCGTCGGCTTCGAGCCGGAGCGCGGGGATCTCGGGGATCACCTCATCCGCCAGGCCGGTCTCGACGAGGAGTTCGAGCCCGCGGCGCGGTTCGTCGGCCATCAGCAGCTTGCTCAGTTCGTCCCGCACCCGCTCGGCGCTGACGATCTCGATCCGGTCGGCCATCGACGACATGGCCTCACGGGTGGCCTCATCGACCGTGAAGCCCAGCTGAGCGGTGAAGCGCGCTGCGCGCATCATCCGCAGCGGGTCGTCGCCGAAGGAGATCTGGGGGCTGCTCGGCGTGGTGATCACCCCGGCGATGAGGTCCTCCACGCCGCTGGACGGATCCACCAGCCGCACTTCCGGCAACCGGAGCGCCAGGGCGTTGACGGTGAAGTCCCGGCGCATGAGGTCGCCCTCGAGGGTGTCGCCGAACTCCACCTCGGGCTTGCGGGTGGTGCCGTCGTAGCTGTCGCTGCGGTACGTGGTGATCTCCACGGTGTCGTCACCGAGTCGCGCGCCGATCGTTCCGTACTTGCGGCCGACGTCCCAGACCGCGTCGGCGATGGGCGCGACCACCCGCGCGATGTCGTCGGGCCGGGCGTCCGTCGTGAAGTCGAGGTCGTGCACAGCACGGCCGAGCAGGGCATCACGGACGGGCCCCCCGACCAGGGCCAGCTCATGCCCCGCGGCTTGGAACGCGTCGGCGAGACGGGCGACCGACGGCGTGCGCGCGAGGTCGCCGAGACGTTCGAGTGATTCGGCGACGCTCTGCATGGTGCCCCAGTTTAACGGCCCCGCTCGCCGGCCTCTCAGCGGGCGGCCTCTACAATCGACCACATGGAGGCCGAGTCGGGATCGCGCGTCGACGCATGACGGCAACCTCCCCCACCCTCCGAAGGGGTGCGTCGCTCCGCGCCCGTCTGCGCGTGGCGTCGGCGGCGCTCGCCGTCGGGGCGCTCGCCGTCCTCGCCGGCGTGGTGCACCCGTCGGGGGCCGCGGTCGCAGCCGGACCGACACGGGCGGCGGCCGGTGCAGCGCTGACCGCATCCATCACGGCCGACGACGCGGGAGTCCTGACACCCGGCAAGGACCTGGGAGTGTCGGTCACGGTGTCCAATCCGACGGACACCGCTTTCGAGTCGGGAACCGTGTCCCTCTGGGTCGACCCCGCAGCGCAGAACGATCGCTCCGCGCTCGCCTCCTGGCTGTCCTCGACGGACCCCGTCTCTGGAGCCGTCGACCTCGGCACCGCGCAGCTGAACACGCTGGAACCAGGATCGAGCGCCGTCGTTCGCGTCAGCGCGCCGGCCGCCTCCCTCCCGTTCGCCGGACGGACGACCTCTGCGGTCTTCGGGATCGGCGCAACGGTGGATGCCGGATCGTCGGACACCACGGCACGCGGCTCGGTCGTCTGGTACCCGGGCGGCACCGCCAAGCAGGCGAGCGTCAACGTCGCGCTCCCGATCGTGACCCCGTCCGGCACGAACGGCATCATCCCGGCCGACGATCTGGCGACCTACACGGCTCCCAACGGCATCCTCACGCGTGAGCTCGACGGCCTGTCGGGCCACACCACCGTCACGGTCGGCATCGACCCGATGATCATCGCCTCGATCCGGGTGCTCGGCAACGCCGCCCCGGCGAGCGCCGTCGACTGGCTCGGGCGCCTCGCCGACCTGCCCAACGAAACCTTCTCGCTGGGTTACGGTGATGCCGACCCGGCCGGGCAGATCCAGGCGGGCCTCCCGGCACCGCTGCAGCCGACCTCGCTCGCCTATGCGATCGACCCGAAGAACTTCACGCCGGCGCCGACGCCCGTGGGCGAGCCGGCCACCGCATCGCCCACCCCCGCTCCGAAGACCTCGTCCACGACCCCCAGCCCCACCCCGACGACCACCCCCGGGCCCGTCCTGCCGACGATGGATGAGCTGCTGGCCTGGGACTACACCCTCACCGGCGTCGCCTGGCCGGGCGACAAGACGGTGCGTCGAGCCGACCTTCCGCCTCTCGCGGCCGCCGGTCTGAAGACCACCATCGTGTCGGGCAGCAACACCAACGCCGCCGACCTCGGCACCACTCCGAACGCGACTCTGAGCTCCGGCGACACCCGCATCCTGGCCTCCGACCAGCCGCTCAGCGACGCTCTGCGGCAGGCGATCTCGGCGCCGAGCGACGTCGCGTGGAACTCCGCCATGTCGAAGGTGAACGCCCAACTCGAACTCATCGCGCAGGAATCGGGCGACGCACGCCGCCTCCTCGTCGCCCTCGACCGTTCCTGGCCGTCGAGCGGAACCCAGTTCGAACGAACACTCAACGCCCTGTTCTCCTCGCCGTGGTCGGCCCCTGCCTCCTTCCGTTCCGTCGCGGGCGCACCGCAGACCTCCGGCTTCGACCTGGTCGACGCGCCGGAGAGCGCCGATCGCATCACCGACATCAGCGCTCTCGTCCAGGACGAAGGCGCACTGGGGCAGTTCGCCACCGTGCTCGACGACCCGACGACGCTGACCGGCCGCACGCGCTCCGATCTGCTCGCCGTCCTCGCGGTCTCGTGGCTGAACCCGCGGACCGATTGGAACGCGGCCGTCGCGAAAGAGCGGGCGGCGACGACCAAGACGCTTCACTCCATCCGCATCCTGCCGACCGAGAACGTCAACCTCGTGAGCGCGCAAGGATCCATCCCCTTCACGGTCAGCAACGGGCTCACCGACGAAGCCGTGACCATCGTGCTGTCGGCCGCACCGTCGAACGGCCGGCTCGAGGTCGATCAGTCGACCACGAAGCGAATCGTGAAGGACTCGCGCGCGACCGTCCTCAT
Proteins encoded:
- a CDS encoding alpha/beta fold hydrolase — its product is MPFVTTEDGAEIYYKDWGSHDAQPIMFHHGWPLSADDWDAQMLYFLGKGFRVIASDRRGHGRSTQISTGHDMDHYASDASAVVEHLDLRNAIHIGHSTGGGQVARYVAKYGEPQGRVAKAVLVSSVPPLMVQTEANPEGTPISVFDGFRAALAANRAEFFQAVASGPFYGFNRPGVTVSEPVVANWWRQGMMGSALAHYEGIKAFSETDQTEDLKAISVPVLVTQGDDDQIVPYKDASIKQAELLQNATLKIYEGYPHGMLTTHADVINPDILAFIQQ
- a CDS encoding Type 1 glutamine amidotransferase-like domain-containing protein — encoded protein: MSVHLIGGGATTIADAPLYAPFVAEASLRATEAGRTRPRIAVISLHPEAEEKAAALGELLVEAAAGTTIELLLTAGRAGEPIELGAIADVDGIAVGGGIVEEVRAGLEPVFGELRRQVSGGVPYLGVSAGAMVAAEGSLGGGSRIGGVVVSPEDPDEAGEELQIETGIGLVDVAIDVHVAQRGMLSRLVAAVESGLIAGGLGIDERTALIVGDGALRVEGAGSVWRALPIEGGVLVSTIGA
- the dnaB gene encoding replicative DNA helicase; this translates as MSIAHIGLADGRDQGDTRSPERTPPHDLLAEQSALGGMLLSKDAVADVVEVIRGTDFYIPKHEIIYDAILALYSHGEPTDVITVTDELTKIGELSRAGGAEYLHTLTSLVPTAANAGYYANIVGEKALLRRLVEAGTRITQMGYKAEGEVLDLVNNAQAEIYSVTGTQETEDYVPLTEAVTVAIDEIEAAKHKDGSMTGVPTGFAELDELTNGLHPGQMVIVAARPALGKSTLALDFARAAAIKHDMPTIFFSLEMGRSEIAMRLLSAEATVPLQNMRKGTVDNRDWTTIASTRGRINDAPLYIDDSPNMTLVEIRAKCRRLKQRVGLKMVIIDYLQLMTSGKRVESRQQEVSEFSRALKLLAKELQVPVIALSQLNRGPEQRADKLPALSDLRESGSIEQDADVVILLHRESAYEKDNPRAGEADLIVAKHRNGPTRTVTVAFQGMYSRFTDMAPI
- the rplI gene encoding 50S ribosomal protein L9 translates to MSKVILTHEVTGLGSAGDVVDVKNGYARNYLVPQGFAIAWSRGGEKQVEQIKAARAARELHTVEQAQDLKAKLEATKVKLTVKAGREGRLFGSVKTGDVADAVKAAGIGELDKRKIELPNPIKVVGDHEATVRLHDDLSAVISLQVVAAK
- the rpsR gene encoding 30S ribosomal protein S18 — protein: MAGKSSGDRRKPIRKGKDGKNAAPAKSVRVGVIDYKDVATLRKFISERGKIRARRITGVSVQEQRLIARAVKNAREMALLPYAGSGR
- a CDS encoding single-stranded DNA-binding protein, which produces MAGETVITVVGNLTADPELRYTQNGLAVANFTIASTPRTFDRQANEWKDGEALFLRASVWREFAEHVAGSLTKGSRVIAQGRLKQRSYETKEGEKRTSIELEIDEIGPSLRYATAQITRTQSSGGGRSAGGFGGGAPAVEEPWAASAPADPSAGADVWNTPGSYNDETPF
- the rpsF gene encoding 30S ribosomal protein S6, which encodes MHQYELMVILDPEIDERTVAPSLDKFLNVVRNDGGTIDNVDIWGRRRLAYEINKKSEGIYAVVQLTAEGDTTKELDRQLKLSEAVMRTKVLRAEEAIAQVAAAQKRADEKAARKAATSEKAGA
- a CDS encoding CCA tRNA nucleotidyltransferase, with translation MQSVAESLERLGDLARTPSVARLADAFQAAGHELALVGGPVRDALLGRAVHDLDFTTDARPDDIARVVAPIADAVWDVGRKYGTIGARLGDDTVEITTYRSDSYDGTTRKPEVEFGDTLEGDLMRRDFTVNALALRLPEVRLVDPSSGVEDLIAGVITTPSSPQISFGDDPLRMMRAARFTAQLGFTVDEATREAMSSMADRIEIVSAERVRDELSKLLMADEPRRGLELLVETGLADEVIPEIPALRLEADEHHHHKDVYQHSLTVLDQAIGYEKERHPGEAPDLVLRLAAILHDIGKPATRRFEPGGAVSFYHHDLVGAKLAKKRLTALRFDKSTIDSVARLIELHLRFFGYADAHWTDSAVRRYVRDAGPELERLHMLTRADVTTRNRRKADRLGFAYDDLETRIRELREQEEMDAVRPDLNGEQVMSILGIRPGRDVGQAMRFLLELRLDEGPLGEEEATRRLLTWWESR
- a CDS encoding DUF6049 family protein, whose translation is MTATSPTLRRGASLRARLRVASAALAVGALAVLAGVVHPSGAAVAAGPTRAAAGAALTASITADDAGVLTPGKDLGVSVTVSNPTDTAFESGTVSLWVDPAAQNDRSALASWLSSTDPVSGAVDLGTAQLNTLEPGSSAVVRVSAPAASLPFAGRTTSAVFGIGATVDAGSSDTTARGSVVWYPGGTAKQASVNVALPIVTPSGTNGIIPADDLATYTAPNGILTRELDGLSGHTTVTVGIDPMIIASIRVLGNAAPASAVDWLGRLADLPNETFSLGYGDADPAGQIQAGLPAPLQPTSLAYAIDPKNFTPAPTPVGEPATASPTPAPKTSSTTPSPTPTTTPGPVLPTMDELLAWDYTLTGVAWPGDKTVRRADLPPLAAAGLKTTIVSGSNTNAADLGTTPNATLSSGDTRILASDQPLSDALRQAISAPSDVAWNSAMSKVNAQLELIAQESGDARRLLVALDRSWPSSGTQFERTLNALFSSPWSAPASFRSVAGAPQTSGFDLVDAPESADRITDISALVQDEGALGQFATVLDDPTTLTGRTRSDLLAVLAVSWLNPRTDWNAAVAKERAATTKTLHSIRILPTENVNLVSAQGSIPFTVSNGLTDEAVTIVLSAAPSNGRLEVDQSTTKRIVKDSRATVLIPVKAKVGNGQVVLSLHLYSPTGVPIGDPTSVTVDVHADWEGIGALIFGILLVLLFGFGIVRNILRRRSKRAEDAADGAADAAGSEAPAESDTDVTRSEGSDGSSTPSPEERPGG